From the genome of Fundulus heteroclitus isolate FHET01 chromosome 7, MU-UCD_Fhet_4.1, whole genome shotgun sequence, one region includes:
- the serpine3 gene encoding probable serpin E3 has protein sequence MCRLPLASVLVLLCLAERSHCTGSFQDSMRELHGRFAVSLYQTLTGTENSSNLIVSPASVSLSLALLQLGARGNTRAQLEATLGYNVNDAQVRDFLLHSQGDLSNSSQGTWLQQTCTLFIQSGVQLLAEFTQQAAAWANASVLRANLSQPHHARSRSEPAGNSHDEWWPLQSGSSSGELSGSGEAQAEALWWGRRPQVALVNTVAFSGVWQKQFMSSSTQNLPFILSDGSTIKVPMMHQAAEVRFGQFRTASDQRYTVLELPYLGRSLSLQVVLPSERKSPLSLLESQLTSRQLASWDSGLRRTKMDIFLPRFSMQNKFSLRSALPALGISDAFNPTAADFTGISVEEGLYVSDASHEVRIEVTEDGTKAAAATAMVLLKRSRAPVFKADRPFLFLLRQVHTGSILFMGRMMNPAERAI, from the exons ATGTGTCGCCTGCCCTTGGCTTCGGTCCTGGTGCTCCTCTGCTTGGCAGAGAGGAGCCACTGTACCGGCAGCTTCCAGGACAGCATGAGGGAGCTTCACGGCAGGTTTGCCGTCAGCCTCTACCAGACGCTCACCGGGACGGAGAACAGCTCCAACCTGATCGTGTCTCCGGCGAGCGTTTCCCTGTCCCTGGCCCTGCTGCAGCTCGGCGCCAGGGGCAACACCCGGGCTCAGCTGGAAGCAACGCTGGGATACAACGTGAATG ATGCTCAGGTGCGAGACTTCCTGTTGCACTCCCAGGGCGACCTGAGCAACAGCAGCCAGGGGACGTGGCTGCAGCAGACCTGCACGCTGTTCATCCAGAGCGGAGTCCAGCTCCTGGCCGAGTTCACGCAGCAGGCTGCGGCCTGGGCCAACGCCAGCGTGCTGCGAGCCAACCTCAGCCAACCCCATCACGCTCGCAGCCGTTCGGAGCCAGCAGGAAACAGCCACG ATGAGTGGTGGCCTCTCCAGTCTGGGAGCAGCAGCGGGGAGCTGTCGGGCTCCGGCGAGGCCCAGGCAGAAGCCCTTTGGTGGGGGCGACGGCCGCAGGTGGCTCTGGTCAACACGGTGGCGTTCAGCGGCGTCTGGCAGAAACAGTTCATGTCCAGCAGCACCCAGAACCTGCCCTTCATCCTGTCTGACGGGAGCACCATCAAGGTCCCCATGATGCATCAGGCCGCAGAGGTCCGCTTTG GTCAGTTCAGGACGGCCTCGGACCAGCGCTACACCGTGCTGGAGCTGCCCTACCTGGGCCGCTCCCTGAGCCTGCAGGTGGTCCTGCCCAGCGAGAGGAAGAGCCCGCTGTCCCTCCTGGAGTCCCAGCTCACCTCTCGTCAGCTGGCCTCCTGGGACTCCGGCCTGCGCAGGACCAAGATGGACATCTTCCTGCCCAG attCAGTATGCAGAACAAGTTCAGCCTGAGGTCGGCGCTCCCTGCTCTGGGCATCAGTGACGCCTTCAACCCGACGGCAGCAGACTTCACGGGGATTTCAG TGGAGGAGGGTCTTTATGTGTCCGATGCCTCTCATGAAGTCAGAATTGAAGTTACAGAGGATGGGACGAAGGCGGCCGCTGCAACAG CTATGGTGCTACTCAAACGGTCCCGTGCTCCTGTCTTCAAGGCGGACCGGCCATTCTTATTTCTGCTTCGCCAGGTTCACACAG GCTCCATCCTGTTTATGGGCAGAATGATGAACCCTGCAGAGCGAGCGATATGA